A genomic stretch from Novosphingobium resinovorum includes:
- a CDS encoding glutathione S-transferase codes for MTDFDLYYWPVPFRGQLIRGILASAGKTWTEHDSDEIGQLMASSPAEQSTPFMGPPVLVDNASGFALSEMPAIACYLGEKLDLVPPSIEGRARTLKVVNDANDVLDEITLNGGRQMWTEETWRDFVPRLRRWMEIWEATGIRCGLRHEEGTLLGTATPGVADIVSAVLWSTMTERFPAIEALLRDAAPNVAALVRRMTEMPRLKRLAEQARDEYGSSYCGGEIEQSLRKVAV; via the coding sequence ATGACCGACTTCGACCTCTACTACTGGCCAGTGCCCTTTCGCGGCCAGCTCATCCGCGGCATCCTCGCTTCCGCCGGGAAGACCTGGACCGAGCATGACAGCGATGAGATCGGCCAGCTCATGGCGAGTTCACCCGCCGAGCAGTCGACCCCGTTCATGGGGCCTCCCGTCCTGGTCGACAACGCGAGCGGGTTTGCGCTCTCCGAAATGCCTGCGATCGCGTGCTATCTGGGCGAGAAGCTGGATCTCGTGCCCCCTTCGATCGAAGGACGGGCGCGGACGCTCAAGGTCGTCAACGACGCCAACGATGTGCTCGACGAAATCACGCTGAATGGGGGGCGGCAGATGTGGACGGAGGAAACTTGGCGGGACTTCGTGCCGCGTCTCAGGCGCTGGATGGAAATCTGGGAGGCGACCGGCATTCGGTGCGGGCTCAGGCACGAGGAGGGAACCCTGCTGGGCACCGCCACGCCGGGCGTGGCGGACATCGTCAGCGCGGTCCTGTGGTCGACGATGACGGAGCGCTTCCCCGCGATCGAGGCATTGCTCCGCGATGCAGCTCCGAACGTTGCCGCGCTGGTGCGACGCATGACCGAGATGCCTCGACTAAAGCGTCTCGCCGAGCAGGCGCGGGACGAATATGGCAGCTCCTATTGCGGCGGCGAGATCGAGCAGTCTTTGCGCAAGGTGGCGGTCTGA